The following DNA comes from Desulfobaccales bacterium.
TCGGGCTTGCCGCTGTCTTTGGCCTGGGCTTCGTAAATGGCCTTTTCCTTGGCGATGAGTTCCGGCGAGATTTCTTCCCGGCCCACGGCCACCGGTGAGGTGGCGGCCACCTGCATAGCCAGATCCTTGGCCGCGGCTTGAGCCTCGGGCGCGGTGGTGCCGCCGCTCAACTCCAGCATGACGCCGATTTTGCTGCCATGGTGGATGTACGCGACCACCAGATCACCCTGATAGCGGGTAAAGTGCCGAATCCGGATGGCCTCCCCGGTCTTGGCGATGGTCTCGTTGAGGTAATCGGTCACCGAAAGCTTGGGATCATGGGGGCAGGGCTGGGTCAACAGCTCGTCCACGGTCTGAAGCGCCACTGCGGCCAGGTGCTCGGTCAACCTGGCGCCCAATTCACAAAAAGCCGGGGTCTTGGCGACAAAATCCGTTTCGCAGTTGACCTCCATCAGGGTGCCGGACTTATGATCCGGGGAGATGGCAGCCCAGATGGCGCCCTCGGAGGTAGTCCGGTCGGCCCGTTTGGAAGCCACGGCCAGACCCTTCTGGCGCAGGTAGGCCACCGCCGCCTCCAGGTCACCGCCGGTTTCTTTCAAAGCCTTTTTGCAATCCATCATCCCCGCGTCGGTCTTGGCGCGCAGGGTTTTTACCAGTTCAGCTGTAATTTCCAACGTCGTGCCTCCTTAATCCCCCTAAATCACGTTAGCCCATGAGGGACTGAAGTTTCCAACCTTTAAAGAAGGCGGATTCAACAGACGCCCCCCTTGTGGAAAGGGGGGTTGGGGGAATTTCTCTGCCGATCTTGTCCCTCGACAGGTGAATTTTATATTCATCGCCAAAAGTTTTTTCTTATTAACCCCTCACCCTGACCCACAAGGGGAGAGGGGAATAAGAGGAAATAACTTCTGGCAATCGTTATATATGTCGAAGTGCGGGCTAGGCTTCCGGCGCCTCGGCTACTTCCGGGGCCGGGGCTGCTTCGGCCGGCATCTCGGCCTCCGCTTCGGCCAACTCCTTGTCGGTGATGGCCTGGCGGCGTTCCTCGGCCAGCTTCTTGCCCTCCAACGCCGCATCGGCTACCCGGGAGGTGAGCAGACGAATGGCGCGGATGGCGTCGTCGTTACCCGGAATGGGATAATCGATTTCCGTGGGGTCGCAGTTGCTGTCCACGATGGCCAAGAGCGAGACGCCCGTTTTGCGGCCTTCCGCCACCGCGATGTCTTCCTTGCGGGGGTCCACAACATAGACGATATCCGGCAGGCGGCCCATATTTTTGATGCCGCCCAGGGAACGTTCCAGCTTGGCGGCCTTCTTTTCCATCACGAGGACTTCTTTCTTGGGGAAGCGCTTTAAGGTCCCATCTTCTTTCATGGCCTCGAACTCTTTAAGGCGGGCGATGGAACGGCTGATGGTCTGAAAGTTGGTGAGCATGCCCCCGAGCCAACGATGGTTAACATAGAACATGCCGCAGCGCGTCGCCTCTTCCTTGATGGCGTCCTGGGCCTGTTTCTTGGTGCCCACGAACAAGACGATGCCGCCGTTGGCGACGGTTTCGATCACGTAATTGTAGGCGACTTTAAAAAACTGGACGGTTTTTTGCAGGTCGATGATGTGGATGCCGTTCCGGGCGCCGAAGATGTAAGGACCCATCTTGGGGTTCCAGCGGCGGGTCTGGTGGCCGAAGTGGACCCCGGCTTCCAGCAATTCCTTCATGGTGACGTATGACATACTTCCTCCTGGTTTGGTCCGCCGCACCGTGGCCAGCGGGGCCACCGGCCAATTATGGTCGGCACCAGCCCGCCCTCACCGTGCGTGAGAATTTTTCAAATCATATTTTTATAACAAAATAGTCGAATTTTGACAAGGGTTTTTGGGAGGAATTCGAATTGGCAAGGTTATGAAAGGTAGGGCCATATCAGTCCAGCGATAGATCTGGAGCAAGTTTCGAAGTATCTGGCTGGCTTGACATTCGAGTTATAGCTCTTAACTTTATTGAAAAAATTTGGAAGTAATGCTGTTATTCTGCGTTGATAAACTCATCTAAGACGGATAAGTTGCATGAATGCAGTGCAGACGCGTTTGAAGGCCCAGAGAACCTTTATGGACGTACGTAGAAAAAGACATATACAAAAGGAGGGAAAACATGAAATTCATCCACATCAGTGATCTTCATTTTCATCGGGATGAAAGAGACAATGAAGATGCAATAATTCTGCTTCAATTTATTAAGCAACATTACCCGGAACATAAACTCATTGTAACGGGTGATATTTCCGACGATGGCCATGAGGAACAATTTGACCGGGCTTATGAAGCCTTGGAACCTTTTAAAGATGATATCTTTATCGCCCCCGGAAACCATGATTTTGGGGCAGCAGGGAATTTCTATAGTAGAGAGCGGGCAGAGCGGTTTGACGAGATGCTTAGCCTCCCTTTACAACAAGGCGGAACCTTTACAGGAGACCTCACACCAGTAGTCAATTTTATCACGGATGAACACGATAAAATAATGCTGATCGCCCTGGACAGCAACCTGGAGACTGACCACCCTTTTGATTTTGCTTGTGGTGAGGTAGGAGAGAGGCAACTGTCCTTTTTGAATACAATTCTCCTGGACCCATTTCTGTCTGATAGGACAAAAATCTTGTTTTTCCATCACCATCCGTTCATACATAATGACCCTTTTTTGGAATTAAAAGATGCGCGGGAATTGATCCGCACTATCTATCAAAGGGTTGATATTGTATGTTTCGGCCACAAACATGCTTCAGAATTATGGAAAAACATTAATGGCATACAATATTTCTTAGCTTCAGACAATTCACCCGGCAAAGATTGGGCTAGGGAAATCGATATTACGCAAGGGGTTATAACCGTAAAAGACATCCCAATTAGCTCAACTGCAGCATAAAATAGGCTACGTAGGCGCTCTCGCATGAGGTTCAATGAGCTGAGGGTGGCTATCATACAGGAGATTTGCGCCGAGGTCTCAAGTGGCGCATCAGGGTTTAAGCGGCGGGTCAGTTGCACTCGCGGGTTTTTTCCCAAACAGCCAACCAGTGATAAAAGTCAAAAAGGTGCCTATCAACAAAAGCCAGGTCCAGCCCAGCGGGACTATGGCTTTCTCGGAAAGAATCAACAGCACCA
Coding sequences within:
- the tsf gene encoding translation elongation factor Ts — its product is MEITAELVKTLRAKTDAGMMDCKKALKETGGDLEAAVAYLRQKGLAVASKRADRTTSEGAIWAAISPDHKSGTLMEVNCETDFVAKTPAFCELGARLTEHLAAVALQTVDELLTQPCPHDPKLSVTDYLNETIAKTGEAIRIRHFTRYQGDLVVAYIHHGSKIGVMLELSGGTTAPEAQAAAKDLAMQVAATSPVAVGREEISPELIAKEKAIYEAQAKDSGKPENIIEKMVVGRLEKFYKEVCLAEQTFVKNPDLTVTQFLKEVGAKLGGKDLKIKRFTRYQVGAE
- the rpsB gene encoding 30S ribosomal protein S2, producing MSYVTMKELLEAGVHFGHQTRRWNPKMGPYIFGARNGIHIIDLQKTVQFFKVAYNYVIETVANGGIVLFVGTKKQAQDAIKEEATRCGMFYVNHRWLGGMLTNFQTISRSIARLKEFEAMKEDGTLKRFPKKEVLVMEKKAAKLERSLGGIKNMGRLPDIVYVVDPRKEDIAVAEGRKTGVSLLAIVDSNCDPTEIDYPIPGNDDAIRAIRLLTSRVADAALEGKKLAEERRQAITDKELAEAEAEMPAEAAPAPEVAEAPEA
- a CDS encoding metallophosphoesterase; this encodes MKFIHISDLHFHRDERDNEDAIILLQFIKQHYPEHKLIVTGDISDDGHEEQFDRAYEALEPFKDDIFIAPGNHDFGAAGNFYSRERAERFDEMLSLPLQQGGTFTGDLTPVVNFITDEHDKIMLIALDSNLETDHPFDFACGEVGERQLSFLNTILLDPFLSDRTKILFFHHHPFIHNDPFLELKDARELIRTIYQRVDIVCFGHKHASELWKNINGIQYFLASDNSPGKDWAREIDITQGVITVKDIPISSTAA